A window of Thermococcus aggregans contains these coding sequences:
- a CDS encoding SPL family radical SAM protein translates to MYIRPFDPWKSKLCTCPFKYTLNVYTGCDHACVYCYITSYIPNAFKVRIKENLLPNLERELRKLKGEFLVALSYSSDPYPRIDEKLRITRKVLELFKRYDVPCLILTKSNLFERDLDILKTLKCAVGVTVTTIDNEKASLLEPNAPSPKERIKALKKAKKEGIPVYARIDPIIPFYTWEDFDETLDALSFVSHITVSTLKLRPDSWKRMEAKFPELMKKLAPLYRKGERIGGYYYLPKDIRLKLLEEARKKIESKGITFGSCREGYYSYPTCDGSHLVL, encoded by the coding sequence ATGTACATAAGACCTTTTGATCCCTGGAAGTCGAAGCTCTGCACCTGTCCGTTTAAGTATACCCTCAACGTTTACACCGGCTGTGATCATGCGTGCGTTTACTGCTACATAACCTCTTACATCCCCAATGCATTTAAAGTGAGGATAAAAGAAAACCTTCTTCCAAACTTAGAACGGGAACTCCGAAAGCTTAAGGGGGAGTTTTTAGTGGCGCTTTCCTATTCTTCTGACCCTTACCCAAGGATAGACGAGAAGCTAAGGATAACCCGAAAGGTGCTTGAGCTTTTCAAGAGATACGATGTCCCCTGTTTGATTCTAACGAAGTCAAACCTGTTTGAGCGGGACTTGGACATTTTGAAAACTCTAAAATGTGCCGTTGGTGTTACCGTTACAACCATAGACAACGAAAAAGCGAGCCTCCTCGAACCAAATGCGCCCTCGCCAAAAGAAAGAATTAAAGCGCTAAAAAAAGCAAAGAAAGAAGGTATTCCTGTCTATGCTAGAATTGACCCAATAATACCATTTTACACGTGGGAGGACTTTGACGAGACCCTTGATGCGTTAAGCTTCGTGTCGCACATAACAGTATCTACGCTAAAACTCCGGCCAGATTCATGGAAGCGAATGGAGGCAAAGTTCCCAGAACTAATGAAAAAGCTCGCACCTCTCTACAGGAAAGGAGAAAGAATCGGTGGTTATTATTACCTTCCTAAAGACATAAGACTCAAACTCCTTGAAGAGGCAAGAAAGAAGATAGAATCAAAGGGCATAACCTTCGGGTCATGCAGGGAGGGCTACTACTCCTATCCAACTTGCGATGGTTCTCATCTAGTGTTATAG
- a CDS encoding triphosphoribosyl-dephospho-CoA synthase — translation MDKWEVVKAFTLGPLLEVAIPKPGNVNRYRDFEDLTLYHFLFANTSVIDVLFEAAHRGELIRGGKLQPEGAKLGELIKKAVENSKKAQNLNPNFGIITLAIPLTVALGWAKDIEAAREKVKLLISASSPYDSIEFYKAIRIANPKGVKRGVKYDVYDDSSFEELIRDKINLEKLAEISSERELIFKEWLTGYQLSYSTFYRLKELSSIFSLEEATIRAFLELLSNNLDTLIIRKAGLEEAKLVQTKAKETLAGTLSLEEFDEFLREKKDLRNPGSLADIMAVSLSLLILSGYSLNL, via the coding sequence ATGGATAAGTGGGAGGTTGTCAAAGCCTTTACTCTAGGGCCCCTACTTGAAGTAGCCATCCCTAAGCCCGGCAACGTGAATAGATATAGGGACTTTGAAGACCTTACCCTATACCATTTTCTCTTTGCCAACACTTCTGTAATTGATGTTCTTTTTGAAGCCGCTCATAGAGGGGAGCTCATAAGAGGGGGAAAACTTCAACCAGAAGGGGCAAAACTCGGAGAGCTTATAAAAAAAGCCGTTGAAAACTCCAAAAAAGCCCAGAATTTAAACCCAAACTTTGGGATAATAACCCTCGCAATTCCTCTCACGGTGGCACTTGGATGGGCGAAAGACATTGAGGCTGCCCGAGAAAAAGTTAAGCTTCTTATCTCTGCATCCAGCCCGTATGACAGCATAGAATTCTACAAAGCCATAAGAATTGCGAACCCAAAGGGAGTTAAAAGGGGAGTAAAATACGACGTTTACGATGATTCCTCTTTTGAAGAGCTCATCCGAGACAAGATAAACCTTGAAAAGCTTGCGGAGATTTCGAGCGAGAGGGAGCTGATTTTTAAGGAGTGGCTTACCGGCTACCAGCTCAGCTACTCCACCTTTTACAGGCTCAAAGAACTTAGCTCCATTTTTTCACTTGAGGAAGCAACCATCAGGGCATTCCTTGAGCTTCTATCCAACAACTTGGACACCTTGATTATAAGAAAAGCCGGGCTTGAGGAGGCAAAACTCGTTCAGACGAAAGCAAAAGAAACCCTCGCCGGAACGCTCAGCCTCGAGGAGTTTGACGAGTTTCTAAGAGAAAAGAAAGATTTAAGAAATCCCGGAAGTCTGGCAGATATAATGGCAGTTTCTTTAAGCCTGCTGATTTTAAGTGGATATTCCCTTAATCTTTGA
- a CDS encoding PPC domain-containing DNA-binding protein yields the protein MRFSKGRSFLFRIPEGEEFLSALNEFAKKHNVLIGTVSAIGTLRNPKIGYFEEEKGQYKVIELEGAYELVSALGNISIKDDEPFVHIHVSLGDSEGRLFGGHLVEGEVFVAEVYIQELLGEPLVRKPQENGLALWDAEED from the coding sequence ATGAGGTTTTCAAAGGGTAGAAGCTTTCTGTTCCGAATCCCAGAAGGGGAGGAGTTTTTGAGTGCTTTGAACGAGTTTGCAAAAAAGCACAACGTGTTAATTGGGACTGTCAGCGCAATTGGGACTCTGAGGAATCCAAAAATAGGGTATTTTGAAGAGGAAAAAGGACAATACAAAGTTATCGAACTCGAAGGCGCCTATGAGCTGGTGTCCGCCTTAGGAAACATAAGCATAAAAGACGATGAGCCCTTTGTCCACATCCATGTAAGTTTGGGCGATAGCGAAGGAAGGCTGTTTGGCGGCCATTTAGTTGAAGGAGAAGTCTTCGTTGCAGAAGTTTACATCCAAGAGCTCCTTGGTGAACCGCTGGTAAGAAAGCCGCAAGAAAACGGCTTAGCCCTATGGGACGCTGAAGAGGATTGA
- a CDS encoding pyroglutamyl-peptidase I, whose product MAEVKVLVTGFEPFGGDPINPTEKIAKELDGKEIGNAEVVGRILPVVFGKARKVLEGILDEVKPDIAIHLGLAPTRSGINVERIAVNLMDARIPDNEGFQPRDEPIVPDGPIAYFATLPIRKIVERLNEKGIPAVISNSAGLYLCNYVMYLSLHHSATKGYPKMSGFIHVPYLPEQVTNKFYILGQNMPSMCFEMELEAIKIAIETGVEEYLKKI is encoded by the coding sequence TTGGCCGAAGTCAAAGTGTTGGTAACGGGATTTGAGCCGTTTGGAGGAGACCCTATAAATCCAACAGAAAAAATTGCAAAAGAATTAGACGGGAAAGAAATAGGCAATGCAGAGGTTGTAGGGAGGATTCTCCCAGTAGTGTTTGGAAAAGCTCGCAAAGTACTAGAAGGCATATTAGATGAAGTAAAACCAGATATTGCAATCCATTTGGGGCTTGCCCCAACAAGAAGTGGAATCAACGTTGAAAGAATTGCAGTCAACCTTATGGATGCAAGAATCCCAGATAACGAAGGATTTCAGCCTCGTGATGAGCCCATAGTTCCTGACGGCCCAATAGCTTACTTTGCAACCCTTCCAATTCGTAAAATCGTTGAGAGACTAAACGAAAAGGGAATTCCTGCAGTTATCTCCAACAGTGCTGGATTATACCTCTGTAATTACGTTATGTACCTTAGCTTACACCACTCCGCTACTAAAGGATATCCCAAGATGAGTGGATTCATACATGTCCCGTATCTACCAGAACAAGTTACAAACAAATTCTATATCTTGGGCCAGAACATGCCGAGTATGTGCTTTGAAATGGAACTAGAAGCAATAAAAATTGCAATTGAGACAGGTGTTGAGGAATATCTGAAGAAGATTTGA
- the nikR gene encoding nickel-responsive transcriptional regulator NikR: protein MKIIRFGVSMPEDLLEKFDSIIEEKGYANRSEAIRDLVRDFIVRHEWEEGDKEVAGTITIVYNHDEADVVKELLDMQHDYLNEIISSLHVHMDEHNCLEVIVVKGKASKIKKIAERLISLKGVKHGKLVMTTTGKELV from the coding sequence GTGAAGATAATCCGCTTTGGTGTTTCGATGCCGGAAGACCTTCTAGAAAAGTTCGACAGCATAATAGAGGAAAAGGGATATGCCAATAGAAGCGAAGCTATTAGAGATTTGGTGAGAGATTTTATAGTGAGGCATGAGTGGGAAGAAGGAGATAAAGAAGTTGCAGGGACTATAACAATTGTTTACAATCACGACGAGGCTGATGTTGTGAAAGAACTTCTTGATATGCAGCATGATTACCTAAATGAGATTATCTCCAGCCTTCACGTGCACATGGACGAGCACAACTGCCTTGAAGTCATTGTTGTTAAAGGTAAAGCCAGCAAAATAAAGAAAATAGCTGAGAGGCTAATTAGCTTGAAGGGCGTAAAGCATGGAAAGCTCGTCATGACTACCACGGGTAAAGAGCTGGTATGA
- a CDS encoding OsmC family protein: MKGKVRWLGDSKFEALTEEGGKIIFGENGISPMKTLLLSVAGCTAIDVLMILQKMREPIENLEVEISGERREEHPRIYTKVHIHYRIYGDVKEEKAKRAIELSQEKYCSVGAHLKLSGTEVTYSYEIIREKV, from the coding sequence ATGAAAGGAAAAGTTAGGTGGCTCGGAGATTCCAAGTTTGAAGCGCTTACAGAGGAAGGCGGAAAAATAATCTTCGGGGAGAATGGCATTTCACCGATGAAAACACTCCTCCTCAGCGTGGCTGGTTGTACTGCAATAGACGTCTTGATGATCCTTCAAAAAATGCGCGAGCCTATTGAAAACCTCGAAGTTGAAATAAGCGGGGAAAGGAGAGAGGAGCACCCAAGAATTTACACCAAAGTCCACATACACTACAGGATTTATGGAGATGTAAAAGAAGAAAAGGCAAAAAGGGCTATAGAGCTTAGCCAAGAGAAATATTGTTCAGTCGGGGCTCATTTGAAACTCAGCGGGACTGAAGTAACTTACTCCTACGAGATTATTAGGGAAAAAGTTTAA
- a CDS encoding gamma-glutamyl-gamma-aminobutyrate hydrolase family protein, giving the protein MKPIIGIVASFDWETGALTINDTYVKRIRKAGGIPVAIPPLLGITDVIEAIDGLIIPEGPDIHPRYYGDTLSDKIEWLDIQRDEFELTLIKAALGKDLPMLGIGRGAQAINVALGGSLYQDVSEIPKAIRHNWLKNGKFLVHPAAKVHEVRIKLDSLLFEILKENLNVESTSEVFIGVNSFHHQAIKKLGNNVKPVAYAEDGIIEAIEVEGKFAIGVQWLAEYLNEMEPLFKALVDKALEYKKKKLGLLDQEKNSIDLQVEEL; this is encoded by the coding sequence ATGAAGCCAATTATTGGAATTGTGGCTTCCTTTGACTGGGAAACTGGAGCTCTCACAATAAACGACACTTATGTAAAAAGAATTAGAAAAGCCGGAGGAATTCCTGTTGCAATTCCGCCCCTCTTGGGGATAACTGATGTTATCGAAGCAATAGATGGACTCATAATCCCAGAAGGCCCTGATATACACCCAAGGTATTATGGAGACACACTCTCCGATAAAATTGAGTGGCTTGATATCCAGAGGGACGAATTTGAGCTTACCCTCATTAAAGCCGCTTTGGGAAAAGACCTACCAATGCTGGGGATAGGTAGAGGAGCACAGGCAATAAACGTTGCCCTTGGAGGAAGTTTGTATCAGGATGTAAGCGAAATTCCAAAGGCTATACGACATAATTGGCTTAAAAATGGGAAGTTTTTAGTCCATCCTGCCGCAAAAGTTCACGAGGTAAGGATAAAACTCGACTCGCTTCTCTTTGAGATACTCAAAGAAAACTTGAACGTTGAGTCCACGAGCGAAGTGTTTATAGGAGTTAACAGCTTCCATCATCAGGCGATTAAGAAGCTTGGAAACAATGTAAAGCCTGTAGCCTATGCAGAGGACGGCATAATAGAAGCAATTGAGGTAGAAGGGAAGTTTGCAATAGGTGTTCAATGGCTGGCTGAGTACCTTAATGAGATGGAACCTCTGTTCAAAGCTCTCGTTGATAAGGCTCTGGAATACAAAAAGAAAAAACTAGGCCTTTTAGATCAGGAGAAAAATTCAATTGACCTGCAAGTGGAGGAGCTATAA
- a CDS encoding flavoprotein, protein MVKVLRIAWGISGAGHFLVESVEVLERLGKVHNIKVFLSAAGEEVARMYGVLERIGAFPIVRESKQGHAFPSCGAFNLGKFDVFVISPATSNTVAKIRLGIADSLLSCCASQALKSKIPLILVPTDSKPVVETKAPNGEVFKIYPRKVDLEHVEALKEEGVIVLEHPYEVEKALERFL, encoded by the coding sequence ATGGTGAAGGTGTTGAGAATAGCATGGGGGATCAGCGGAGCTGGACATTTCCTCGTCGAGAGCGTTGAGGTTCTTGAACGGCTGGGAAAGGTTCATAACATAAAGGTATTCCTCTCCGCGGCTGGGGAAGAAGTAGCCAGAATGTACGGAGTCCTAGAAAGAATAGGGGCTTTTCCCATTGTGCGTGAGTCCAAACAGGGGCATGCATTTCCTTCATGCGGCGCATTTAACTTGGGCAAGTTTGATGTTTTTGTTATCTCCCCCGCAACGTCAAATACCGTCGCAAAGATAAGGCTAGGAATAGCTGATTCCCTTCTTTCTTGCTGTGCTTCTCAGGCTTTGAAGAGCAAAATTCCCCTCATTCTTGTACCAACGGATTCCAAGCCCGTGGTTGAGACAAAAGCACCCAACGGAGAGGTCTTCAAAATTTACCCGCGCAAAGTTGATCTCGAGCATGTTGAAGCCCTTAAGGAAGAGGGAGTAATAGTTCTTGAGCACCCCTATGAAGTGGAGAAAGCTTTAGAGCGGTTTTTATGA
- a CDS encoding family 4A encapsulin nanocompartment shell protein has product MRGELIRVLSAVEEKANELKMDGFEPDLVLFGKEAYEFLKAQINEEFGGEEGVSEISGLKVKVVEELGKDAVVIDSKVLGIGLGGAKRVKIIKD; this is encoded by the coding sequence ATGAGAGGAGAACTTATTAGGGTTTTGAGTGCTGTTGAAGAAAAAGCTAACGAGCTCAAAATGGATGGATTCGAGCCAGATTTGGTGCTCTTTGGGAAAGAGGCTTACGAGTTTTTGAAAGCGCAGATAAACGAAGAGTTTGGAGGGGAAGAGGGAGTTTCCGAGATTTCTGGGCTTAAGGTCAAGGTCGTTGAAGAACTCGGAAAAGATGCGGTTGTTATTGACTCAAAAGTTCTTGGCATAGGGCTCGGAGGGGCTAAAAGGGTTAAAATAATCAAAGATTAA
- a CDS encoding DUF979 domain-containing protein, giving the protein MIKELLASKSTLEYFYILTGIILWFYAYMTLKDEKHEARIGTAIFWFVLGLIFVGGKWLPPVVSGALVVLIALLAGLEKIGKGTYFSTTLEFQQKRREELGNKLLIPIVLISGTAIAFALAKLHPLVGLGVGSVLALIATKFYAPKDSFAHILDSGRETSDRLGWALVLPPYLAALGALFNKAGVGEIVSELVKAIFPVGTPLGAIVAYAFGMAIFTIIMGNAFAAFAVITSGIGVPLLIKAYGVDPAVATALAMTAGYCGTLTTPMAANFNIVPVALLDIKDKYKVIKVQIPMAIVLWVTHIILMYVLLF; this is encoded by the coding sequence ATGATAAAGGAATTACTAGCATCTAAAAGTACTTTGGAGTACTTCTATATACTCACAGGGATAATTCTCTGGTTTTATGCATATATGACATTAAAGGATGAGAAACATGAAGCAAGAATTGGGACGGCCATATTTTGGTTTGTATTAGGGCTGATCTTTGTAGGTGGAAAATGGCTCCCGCCTGTAGTTTCCGGTGCTTTGGTGGTTTTGATAGCATTGTTGGCAGGATTGGAGAAAATAGGAAAAGGAACTTACTTTAGTACTACTTTAGAATTCCAGCAGAAGAGACGTGAAGAATTAGGTAACAAACTATTGATTCCAATAGTATTAATCTCAGGTACTGCAATAGCGTTTGCTCTAGCTAAGTTACACCCCTTAGTTGGATTAGGCGTCGGAAGCGTTCTTGCACTAATTGCAACAAAGTTTTACGCTCCCAAGGATTCGTTTGCACACATCCTGGACTCTGGAAGGGAAACAAGTGATAGACTTGGATGGGCCTTAGTTTTGCCACCATATCTTGCTGCGTTAGGAGCCTTGTTTAATAAAGCAGGCGTTGGAGAAATTGTCTCTGAATTAGTAAAGGCAATATTCCCAGTTGGTACTCCACTTGGGGCAATAGTAGCCTATGCATTTGGAATGGCAATCTTTACAATAATTATGGGGAATGCCTTCGCAGCATTTGCAGTGATAACTTCAGGTATTGGTGTACCTTTGCTCATAAAAGCATATGGAGTAGATCCTGCTGTCGCTACAGCCCTCGCAATGACTGCGGGGTACTGTGGAACTCTAACAACTCCAATGGCGGCTAACTTCAACATAGTACCCGTAGCTTTACTGGACATCAAAGACAAGTATAAAGTTATTAAAGTTCAGATTCCAATGGCAATAGTCTTGTGGGTAACTCATATAATCTTAATGTATGTGTTGTTGTTCTGA
- a CDS encoding DUF969 domain-containing protein, giving the protein MGWLPALGVLIVVLGLALGSKYKINPLLAVLAGGIVSGILGGLSITEILETIGTAFVSSRTMILFLIMLPAIGIAEKHGLMEQMKYIISKLKGATPGRISYVYQLIREISVATGMRLGGHAAFVKPIIAPMAEAALLQKIKDASEEKIDTVKAMTAAAENFGNFFAQNIFPAAAGILLIQGVMEELGYSVQLTDLARASIPIGIITAIYGFVYFMILDRKVLGGETQ; this is encoded by the coding sequence ATGGGATGGTTACCAGCATTGGGAGTTTTGATAGTCGTATTGGGATTAGCGCTAGGTTCCAAGTATAAAATCAACCCTCTACTTGCTGTGCTGGCCGGAGGTATTGTTTCAGGAATACTTGGGGGACTTAGTATAACGGAAATCCTCGAAACTATAGGAACCGCTTTTGTGAGTAGCAGGACAATGATACTATTTTTGATAATGTTGCCCGCTATAGGGATAGCTGAAAAACATGGCCTAATGGAACAAATGAAGTATATCATTTCAAAGCTTAAAGGAGCAACTCCTGGAAGAATTTCCTACGTCTATCAGTTAATAAGGGAAATTTCCGTCGCAACAGGTATGAGACTAGGAGGTCACGCAGCATTCGTTAAGCCAATTATTGCTCCAATGGCAGAGGCTGCTCTCTTACAAAAAATTAAGGATGCATCAGAAGAAAAGATAGATACTGTCAAGGCTATGACAGCTGCAGCTGAAAACTTTGGAAACTTTTTTGCTCAGAATATCTTCCCTGCTGCAGCAGGAATTCTCTTAATTCAAGGGGTTATGGAAGAACTAGGGTATTCTGTTCAACTCACTGATTTGGCAAGAGCGTCAATACCAATAGGAATAATAACTGCAATTTACGGATTCGTATACTTTATGATACTTGATAGGAAGGTTCTTGGGGGTGAAACCCAATGA
- a CDS encoding TIGR00703 family protein, with the protein MLKGYYIVENTGVVPAERRFKFKDLKAWGYDLHLGTIDGKEAYFVSRTGTREEGETYTEKGKEYHISESQQEIPKNARLLARIVIERGQPYIEFWLDTEEGNYPLAKEDARVILHRFWTVKKFNQLEKHVGSVGLTTDFLKDRVFVKGILLPFEEYSPKVRRVLRAVRDVHRDMTGVGRFVFQYYGEEDNAHNYRLWWLLPTIHLFDVEISNEVDKILRMLD; encoded by the coding sequence ATGCTCAAAGGCTACTACATAGTCGAGAACACTGGAGTCGTCCCTGCTGAAAGAAGGTTCAAGTTCAAGGACTTGAAGGCGTGGGGTTACGATCTGCACCTTGGAACGATAGACGGAAAAGAGGCCTATTTCGTCTCAAGGACTGGAACCCGGGAAGAGGGCGAGACCTACACCGAGAAGGGCAAAGAGTACCACATCAGTGAGAGCCAGCAGGAGATCCCAAAGAATGCGAGGCTCCTTGCAAGGATAGTTATCGAGCGCGGTCAGCCCTACATCGAGTTCTGGCTCGACACAGAGGAGGGTAACTACCCACTCGCCAAGGAAGACGCACGAGTGATCCTGCACCGCTTTTGGACTGTGAAGAAGTTCAACCAGCTTGAAAAGCACGTTGGAAGCGTAGGTTTAACTACAGACTTCCTCAAGGACAGAGTCTTTGTTAAAGGCATCCTCCTCCCCTTTGAGGAGTACTCACCAAAGGTCAGGCGCGTTCTCAGGGCCGTCAGGGACGTCCACCGCGATATGACCGGCGTTGGAAGGTTCGTCTTCCAGTACTATGGCGAGGAAGATAATGCACACAATTACCGCCTTTGGTGGCTCTTGCCGACTATACACCTCTTCGATGTCGAAATATCAAACGAAGTGGACAAGATACTGAGGATGCTTGACTGA
- a CDS encoding type II toxin-antitoxin system VapC family toxin yields the protein MLVIDTAIFIQGVDVEGVTSPKVLEEIKDPESRLFVESLISVGKVKVMVPSKESIEAVKGKALETGELGELSEADIEILALAYELKAEIFTDDYNLQNIATLLGLKFRTLKRGIKKVIKWRYVCIGCGRKFETQPPDNICPDCGSRVRLLPKKKRKRRQRS from the coding sequence ATGCTAGTCATAGACACTGCAATATTTATCCAAGGGGTCGATGTGGAAGGGGTCACAAGTCCAAAAGTGCTTGAAGAGATTAAAGACCCGGAATCAAGGCTTTTTGTTGAGAGCCTAATAAGTGTTGGCAAAGTTAAGGTAATGGTTCCCTCAAAAGAGAGTATAGAAGCTGTTAAGGGAAAAGCCCTAGAAACTGGCGAGCTTGGAGAGCTAAGCGAAGCTGACATCGAGATACTTGCTTTGGCTTATGAGCTTAAAGCGGAGATATTTACCGATGACTACAACCTGCAAAACATTGCAACCCTTCTTGGTCTCAAGTTCAGAACCCTGAAGCGAGGGATAAAAAAGGTCATAAAATGGCGCTACGTTTGCATCGGCTGCGGAAGAAAGTTCGAAACTCAGCCTCCGGATAATATTTGCCCCGACTGTGGAAGCCGGGTTAGACTGCTCCCCAAAAAGAAGAGGAAAAGGCGTCAGCGCTCATAG
- a CDS encoding CPBP family glutamic-type intramembrane protease, with the protein MIPYVLVYIYSLAESIFIWYKNSEFIIFVFMLLLFFVLSLIVICHTWFKEAVSASPPFLVQVILLYVALSFLILSPSVYSTSFFLLYLIFFVVLSLEKGELLARLFLMLYLVTVLVVKRYELASVFMVLAVYFALNFARELRIYKPSKRLLLLFFATVGIFVVIGNLLGEIIPFEKSLEGVLLLFLFSSAEEVIMKDVIYKKGDGSAMAKLITSVVFALTHLLNLSIFFTYLSIVPFYAAYLFLYQLITIFLYEKYPSIIAFSLLHFLINLGILFV; encoded by the coding sequence ATGATCCCATATGTGCTCGTATACATCTACTCGCTGGCAGAAAGCATTTTCATCTGGTACAAAAACTCGGAATTCATTATTTTTGTCTTCATGCTTTTACTGTTTTTTGTCCTCTCTCTCATTGTGATATGCCATACGTGGTTTAAGGAGGCAGTTTCCGCTTCTCCGCCTTTTTTGGTTCAAGTTATCCTTCTCTATGTTGCACTGTCATTCTTGATATTATCGCCTTCAGTTTATTCTACATCATTTTTCCTGCTTTATCTAATCTTTTTTGTGGTTTTAAGTCTTGAGAAGGGGGAACTCCTAGCGAGACTGTTCCTAATGTTGTATCTCGTGACAGTTCTAGTGGTCAAGAGGTATGAGCTCGCTTCTGTTTTTATGGTTCTTGCCGTATATTTTGCTCTCAACTTTGCCCGGGAATTGAGGATTTATAAGCCGAGTAAGAGGTTGTTGTTGCTCTTTTTTGCCACTGTTGGAATTTTTGTAGTAATTGGGAACCTTTTGGGAGAGATTATACCTTTTGAGAAGAGTCTCGAAGGAGTGCTCTTACTTTTCCTATTCAGTAGTGCTGAGGAGGTTATAATGAAGGACGTCATTTACAAAAAGGGTGATGGTTCGGCTATGGCAAAACTCATCACTAGTGTCGTTTTCGCGCTTACTCACTTGTTAAACTTGAGTATATTCTTCACGTACTTGAGTATAGTCCCGTTTTATGCTGCATACCTCTTCCTGTATCAATTAATAACAATTTTCTTGTATGAGAAGTACCCATCCATTATAGCGTTCTCACTCTTGCACTTTTTGATAAACTTGGGGATTCTGTTTGTTTGA
- a CDS encoding HAD family hydrolase, whose amino-acid sequence MEIPNYGRITAKTVIFDLNGTLGVDGKVSEDVKELLKKLTEKYEVVVLSSNTFGTLEEELKGIDLKVERVKDGNEKLEKALEYEPYIGIGNGNNDVRMLENAELAICVVGEEGASVEALLASDVVVKDVKDAINLLLNEKRLIATLRG is encoded by the coding sequence ATGGAGATTCCAAACTATGGGCGAATTACTGCAAAGACGGTTATATTTGACTTAAACGGAACGCTGGGAGTTGATGGAAAGGTAAGCGAGGATGTGAAAGAGCTTCTGAAGAAGCTTACCGAGAAATATGAGGTCGTGGTTCTAAGCTCCAACACCTTTGGGACGCTTGAGGAGGAGCTCAAAGGGATTGACCTCAAGGTGGAGAGGGTTAAAGACGGCAACGAAAAGCTTGAGAAAGCTTTAGAGTATGAGCCGTACATAGGAATCGGCAACGGAAACAACGACGTTAGAATGCTTGAGAATGCAGAGCTGGCGATTTGTGTGGTAGGGGAAGAAGGGGCTAGTGTTGAGGCTTTGCTGGCCAGCGATGTGGTAGTTAAAGACGTTAAAGATGCCATAAATCTGCTGCTGAATGAAAAAAGACTAATAGCAACGCTTAGAGGGTAA
- a CDS encoding UPF0179 family protein: MVITLVGEKLAKPGVEFIYYGPADPCKSCRLARVCVGNLEPGRRYKVVRVRNIEHSCPLHEGKVRVVEVVEPAIDVAVEPRIAVVGSKIKLSFVECNDPEKQDLVKPEGLFEGDLVKILEIVGDFECEGKKYKIVRVIREKE, encoded by the coding sequence ATGGTAATCACGCTGGTCGGTGAAAAGCTTGCAAAACCGGGAGTAGAGTTTATCTATTACGGGCCTGCAGATCCATGCAAAAGCTGTAGATTGGCAAGAGTCTGCGTAGGGAACCTAGAACCAGGAAGGAGGTACAAAGTCGTAAGGGTCAGAAACATAGAGCACTCGTGTCCCCTTCATGAAGGAAAAGTAAGAGTTGTCGAGGTCGTAGAACCGGCAATCGATGTGGCAGTGGAGCCAAGGATAGCAGTAGTAGGCTCGAAAATAAAGCTGAGCTTTGTAGAGTGCAACGACCCAGAAAAGCAAGACCTCGTTAAGCCGGAAGGCCTTTTTGAGGGCGACCTCGTCAAGATTCTTGAAATTGTTGGAGATTTTGAATGTGAGGGGAAAAAATACAAGATCGTAAGGGTTATCCGGGAAAAAGAATGA
- a CDS encoding 6-carboxytetrahydropterin synthase, translating to MFKIAERKIRWHKDFDSSHFLDLPYESKCLRIHGHTYNVEVEIWGELNENGMIFDFNHLGNLVKLLDHKILVSEKWVTSREGSYVVVEKNGKHLKLPQDEVVILNKPNVTAEYIAEWFAERIAEKAGKNVRKIKVRIWEDPRSYAEITLEC from the coding sequence ATGTTCAAAATAGCTGAGAGGAAAATAAGGTGGCATAAAGACTTTGACAGCTCCCACTTCTTGGATTTACCCTATGAGAGTAAATGCCTCAGAATTCACGGGCATACGTATAATGTTGAAGTGGAGATATGGGGCGAGCTGAACGAAAACGGCATGATATTTGACTTTAACCACCTGGGGAACCTCGTAAAGCTTCTTGATCATAAAATCCTTGTCAGTGAAAAGTGGGTAACTAGCAGGGAAGGAAGCTATGTAGTTGTGGAAAAAAACGGCAAGCATCTAAAGCTTCCCCAAGATGAAGTTGTAATCCTTAACAAGCCAAATGTAACGGCGGAGTACATTGCAGAGTGGTTTGCAGAGAGAATAGCGGAAAAAGCCGGAAAAAACGTGAGAAAGATTAAAGTAAGGATCTGGGAGGACCCAAGGAGTTATGCCGAGATTACCCTCGAATGCTGA